In Halichondria panicea chromosome 17, odHalPani1.1, whole genome shotgun sequence, a single window of DNA contains:
- the LOC135351773 gene encoding uncharacterized protein LOC135351773: protein METFTHQDWMHNFRMSRETFLFVCQELKSIEKRNTLMRKAIPLQKRVSIALWFLSTNSDFRTISHLFGVSKASVCLITIDVCMCIVDHLLPKYIRMPCGDALKQVVAGFKEKLGFPQCVGAIDGTHIPIISPQECPADYYNRKGWHSIILQGLVDHNGLFMDIYVGWPGRVHDARVFSNSSLFRKGQEGSLVPTLTEMIEQCEIPLVILGDPAYPLLKWLMKAYPDTGRLTLEQKTFNYRLSKARVVVEHAYGRLKARWRCLMKRNDTNICDIPNIVSACCVLHNICELREESFDDEWIESDSSFSMIRQSASDSVDISGDQIRSALTQYFST from the coding sequence ATGGAAACGTTTACCCATCAAGACTGGATGCACAATTTCCGAATGAGCCGAGAGACGTTTTTATTCGTCTGCCAGGAATTAAAATctattgaaaaaagaaatacCTTGATGAGGAAAGCCATTCCACTCCAAAAAAGGGTTTCTATCGCTCTATGGTTTCTCTCCACCAATTCTGATTTTAGAACGATTAGCCATTTGTTTGGTGTCTCTAAAGCATCGGTTTGCCTCATAACCAtagatgtgtgtatgtgcattgtTGACCatctacttcctaagtatatCCGTATGCCTTGTGGTGATGCATTGAAGCAAGTGGTGGCTGGGTTTAAAGAGAAATTGGGGTTTCCACAGTGCGTTGGAGCAATTGACGGTACACATATACCTATAATCTCACCACAAGAGTGCCCAGCCGACTATTACAACAGAAAAGGTTGGCATTCTATCATTCTCCAAGGATTGGTCGATCACAATGGTCTTTTCATGGACATTTACGTTGGCTGGCCAGGACGAGTCCACGATGCAAGAGTTTTCTCCAATTCCTCACTGTTCAGAAAAGGTCAAGAAGGATCATTGGTACCCACTTTGACGGAGATGATAGAGCAGTGTGAAATTCCACTCGTGATTCTAGGTGATCCGGCATATCCACTTTTAAAGTGGCTCATGAAGGCCTATCCCGACACAGGACGTCTCACCCTTGAACAGAAGACTTTCAACTATCGCCTTAGTAAAGCTCGAGTGGTTGTTGAGCATGCGTATGGTCGTTTGAAGGCTCGATGGAGATGTTTGATGAAGCGTAATGACACCAATATTTGTGATATACCTAACATTGTCTCAGCTTGCTGTGTTTTGCACAACATCTGTGAACTTCGAGAGGAATCATTTGATGACGAGTGGATTGAGAGTGACTCATCATTTAGTATGATTAGACAGTCGGCATCTGACTCAGTAGATATTAGTGGTGACCAGATAAGGAGTGCATTAACACAATATTTCAGTACATGA